TGCTTGTAAAATAGTGTAATCCTCACCTCTTTCTGGCTTATCAAATATGGTAACAAAGCAAGATTTTTCAGCAATTGATTCGTGTTTCGAGTGGTCGATTTTCGCGGGGATTTGCTGCTGTTCCTGAGGCTTAACAGCTTCAATGTCCTTGTTTTGATTCCATATGACCCATTCTTCCCTAATTGCAATTGCTAGGGGTACAAAAAGCATAGCACAAACTAAAGTTGCAGATGCAGCATAAGTTCCATGAGTGAAATCAAACTGTTTTTGAAGTATAGTTATGGCCATAAGGAATAAAGCAAGCACAATTGAGACATAGAGGAAATGGTACAAGACTTTAAGCTCATTGGGTTGTCTTTCAGCTTTCATAACCCTAATTGTGTACACAAAGATGACAGATAAAGCAGCAGGAAGCCAAGCAATTAGGAGAATCAGAGATTTGGAGTCATTACCATAAATTGCTAAGTAAAGTTGGGTCATAATAGCACCACTTAATCCAACAAAACCCTTTAATAAACCAAGCATAACACCTCTACTTTCAGGGAAATTAACCACACAAGGTACAAGAGAGCCTGTATTTGCAAAATTTTGGGAATTTGCACCTATGCAAATGTAAAGACACATTTGCCAAACTTGGGGTTTGTGTATTCTTCCAGTTACAGCTAACCAAATCATGAAATACCCAACAAAATTCATAGCAGAGCCAGTTAGAAGAACAAACCATGTTGGAGTTACTTCTGCAATTAGGCCTGAAAGGACACCAATGTTAGCTCCAAGATCCTTGAAAAACCCTAGAAGATTCAGGGTTTGTTGATCATAACCAAGTGTGGCTTTTATGTCTTTGGAGTAAGTTCCAAAAAGATAAGTTGCTCCTGCTCCAGCCATTattaagaaagatgcaaaaagTGAAAACCATCTCCCTTTTATCACATGGACTGCAAATCCATAGATTTCACCCATTTTCTCTGATTGAACACACACTATGACAAATTAAAAACTGGGTGTTGCTAAGAACAGTGAGACAAATAATACCCAGACATCAAAATCCTTTCTTTGGATGCAATTTGAAAACCCCCAAATtgtgaaaattgaaaaaatgatACCCAGAAATCAAAATCCtttcttgaaaaaaaaaaataatctccAAGAAATTTGGGTGGATGATGGACACACAACTTGATGATATTGTGTCAGTTGATTAGCCTTAAATAATGGCTTCAAAATATGCTGAAAGTCATGGAATTGAAGAAATTGTCATAGTTATATATATGGACTAAAGATACTGTCCCTATAAATAATTTCTAATTATAGAGAAAATTAtccatttgtttttttctttatagATAAATTTGAAAAACAAATGTAATTAGAGATAAATATGTCGACTGGATAAGTGTGGATTGTGATTTCCTTTTATACAAACACCTATTTAATTTCTAAATAATTTGTTTATTGGATAAAGGATTAGATTTTGATTAAAATTTGTAAttctatataattttttaattaaggcctaatacacaaataacccctgaacttgtccaaatgttgcaactgccccctcaaactttcaattgtaacaacttacccctcaaacttgaccaattgtaacaacttaccccttaaacttgtccaattgtaaaatacaaccccaaattgctgacatggactacaattaaagaaacacgtgaaatacaaaatctgcaacgttcgtggagtatgataatcagatctttggcgtgatacgaatcctgggaaacttttttacggttgcttcaaatacggggtaaatttttttccaatttggggttatgttttacaattggacaagtttaaggggtaagttgttacaattgaaagttaaggggggcagttgcaacatttggacaagttcagggggttatttgtgtattaggcctttaatTAAATCACCTTGTTTGGTTATTAATTAGAACGAGTTAAATCAACTGAATTTAGTTAATAGATGGATTAGCATATTATTAATAGATGTCAATTTACAATAAAACTCTATTTAAGAGTACCTATAGGTTTCTAGAAGGtaaagaggaaaaaaaaaatcagtaaccATATCTTagtaaaaagtaaaactaaCTAGCGAGTAATCAATGAACCAGCAGCATATTATAATTGATAAGTTTTGGTGAAAGTTATAGAGTAGTAATCAAATTTACTGTTTGCTTTGTCCGTAGGAGTGAGAATATATGTATTCGATTTAAGAACTGAACCGAATaaaaccaaataaaatttaaaaaaaaatcgaaatccAACTAAACTAAATTACATTTTGATGTAATTTGACATAAAGCGAATTAATATATCTCATTGAATTCATATATCTTACTGAATTTTTTTTCTGTCCGATTTACATACGCCAGctttaatattttcatttataCCTTTTTCGGATTTAATAAGAGCGGAAACGTTTTATCTTATCCATAGATCATTAAATTCATATGGTTGCAGTAGAAATGACTCAGAtcttgataacattgagatattatcctgaggatCGAGAAAGATATTAACCGCAAGATGCGCCACGTCCGGCGTATCAAAGAGCTCCGCCTCTGGGCTGATCACAAAGGCCAGGTCCTATGAGATTCGCGAGCGGATCACCAAGGCGAATCTCCTCATAAAACGGACAAGTTAAACACAGGAATAAAGGCCATTCAATGGGCATCAATTCCTTTAATTGTTCATCTTAAAGGAATCCTGTAACCCGctattaatggagcattaatggatcTAAGGTGTTATAACTCACCAACTCTATAAATAGCCAACATCTAGGgctatcaaaggtacacttactctCTACATTCTCTAAGTTTTGTCAATTCAGCTTATTCTCCAAatctctactgactttggcatcggagcttccccccgtcgatcCCAACGAAGCCCCCACAGAGACGAACACCGATCAGGAAATCTCcacttgttatcaattggtgcggtgatcgtggaaccTTAACTAAATCAAGGTTCTTGCAAGAACATCTCGAAAAATATGACAAGTGAAGATCAAAATCCCGCCTCGGGGATGGAAACTCCTTCAGTAACACCATCTAGTCAACCGGAGTCTAGCACTGTTCAGGTTGATCAAGCGGAAGTGAGTATGCCGCCTGCGGCTATGATCGATATGTGGGCGGGAGCGATTGAAAGGGCGTATGGAACCGAAATGGGTAATCGTATGCGGTCATATATGATTATCCCTCCGACTTGGAGTTTGGCATCAACATCAACGGTTACACCATGGCCACATCAATTGCCCTGGGCCCACGGGCACAAAGCTCCTCGTTTCTTCAGGCAACCGCAACGGATTCTGTGGAAACCACTGCCATGCCATCTAGCGTACCACCAATCAACCGTGAATTTTTTCCTAACGTCCCCCGGCGTATAAGATCTGGACTCCCAGAAGGAGGTTCCGGTTCGCAAAGGCATAAGAAGCGACGGACGAAAAAACATCGCAAAACCTCTCCGTCACGTAAGCCAGGCTCTTCTCGCAGAGGTCGGTCACCTCCATCTCCGATACGTCGACATAGTAAAAGGCCTATTGACACAAATCGGAATATCGGCCCACCAGTGTCATCCTCCCGGCCAACAAACGTTGGACACGTTTCTGCAGGAAACCCCGGAGGTCAAGATCGATTAAATATAGGCGGATCAGGAGTCGGCGGTTCAGGTGGTAGTGGATCAGGTAATGGCGGATGTGGCCATGGAGGCGGATCAGGAGGTAGAGGCGGACGTTCACCATCTGATCCATCTTCTGGATCTAGCAGTTCAGCTTCTCCCAGTAGATCTCCAACCAGATCACCACAACATAGACACCGAGGGCGAGAACCAGGGAACTTCGAGGAACGAGTTAGGGCAACCGTGCTTCGCATGAACGAAGAAGAGGCCAGGCAcaacccattcgccaatagggattcgccctTCATAGCCTGGATCGAGGCCGAAGAAACCACCCGGAACCAAAAAATTCCTAACATTCCTCTTTATACAGGTACAGACAACCCTGAGGCTCATGCAAGGAAATATCGGATGTTGCTTGGTCTTAATCGTGTTAACGAAGCTGTTCTGGGCCGAATGTTCATCACGACCCTGGGCGGGCCTGcatatgattggttccaatctttgcCTCCAGGATCAATTGACAGCTGGGATCAACTAAGCAGAGAATTTTGTTCAAAGTTTGCTGGATGTATTCCTCCAGTCATCAAATCGCGCAAGCTTTTcgagttaaagcagaaggctAATGAACCTCTTCGGGAGTATGTTGATAACTTCAACAAGTTATGCATAcgaattgttgatgtggatgttTCTCTCGCTGCAGAGGCATTGGCCCAAAATACAACATGTAAAAGCTTACAGGAGGATCTGATCCGACGGAAACCCCGCAATATGGCGGATCTAATTGAGCGATGCAAGGCATTcatggaggtagatgacataCGCCGTGAAACGTTATCTCCAACACGTAAATCAAAGGGCAACTTTCATAACCGTGATCATGAGAAGGATAAAAATCGGGATTCTTCCTCCAGAAACAGGAACAAGGGCTCTCGACACAAATCAACATTTGTTCCTAACTTTACTCCCCTcaacgcttctaaaagtgaaatATTAATGTGGGTGGAAAATAGCCAGCATAAgcagagcatttcataccccgatcCCAAAGGGGGGGAGTCCACCAATACTGGTAAGAATTCCAAAAAATATTGCAAATATCACAGGACCAATGGCCACGATACAGACGCATGCTGGGAATTGGCCAGAGAAATCGAGAGACTTATCGAAAAAGGAAAATTGGACCGGTTCGTCCAAGGTGATGGAAAAAAGGGAGATAATGACAGATCCAAGGATGACTCAAAGAAAAATGCCAAAGGAACTATCCATGTCATTGCGGGCGGCCTCGGCTATCAGCCTGTACAAAAGAAAGCGAAAACCATGGCTTTGGATAAAGCATCTTTGAATCGCCCGTTTGCAGATAGTGGTCCAGAGATCCCTccacatgcggatgctttggtcaTTACGATGATGATTGAAGGCTGGAAGATGAAGAGAGTGATGATTGATATAGGAAGTTCTTGCAACGTCATCACAAAAGGCGCCTTTACTAAATTGATGATCGATCCAATCCAAGTAGAAATGACAGTGGCAGACATCCTGGGCGTAACCGGACACACCATCCAGACTAAAGGTCAGGTAACCTTAGACTGTGAACtagcagatgaagatcaaatcTGGAGAGGTGACCTGGAATTTTCTATCCTGGACGGACAATTGGCCTACAATATCATTCTTGGTCGACCTTTCATCTTCGAGGccgcagctcttatctccattcgccatCTGACACTTTATATCCCAACggtcaagggaggtgtaatgattaAAGGAAACCAAAAAGTAGCTCAAGAAACGTATACGGCATCTTTAACTATTCGTCCACAATCGCCAAAAGAGGATGAAGAAGATCTCAcaacaatggccttgggcgagacagaaatgtaccttttGGCGGATgagaagcaggtgcgaatggcgaAAGGTCTGAAAGGAGAAATCAAAGATGCAATCACTAAAGTTCTCCTTGATGTTGAAAGTGTCTTTGCTTGGAAAGATGAAATTCTCCCAGGAATTAATCCTGACATAATCACACACAAGCTAAACATTGACAGCAGTGCCACTCCCATAGCTCAGAAAAGAAGAACACATGGTCCAGAAAGACAGAAGGTGATTGAGGAGGAAATTGCCAAACTCAAATGAGCAGATGCCATTGAAGAAGTACTGTATACTCAATGGCTGGCGAACGTGGTCCTTGTTAAAAAACCTGGCGGATCATATCGTATGTGTATTGAttttacagatctcaacaaagcttgtcctaaagacaactatcctttacCATGCATTGATGTTCTAGTAGATGCAACCGCCGGGCATGCCATGTACTCTTTCACCGATGTGAaatcaagttatcatcagatccccatggagccttcCGATAGAATCAAGACTTCATTTGTGACTCACCAAGCTACATACTGTTTcaaggtcatgccctttggcTTGAAAAATGCAGGAGCCacatatcagcggatgatgaacaagatattcgcagatagcCAAGGTGATAACTTCTCCGTttatatggatgacatgatcatcaaaagtaccacATTGAAGAAACATGCGgaggatataaaggaggtactgggtgTACTCCGACGTCATAATATCAAGTTgaatccagagaagtgtaccTTCGGGGCCACATCTGGAAAGTTTTTAGGATACATGATCAGTCAGAAAGGAGTAAGTCCCAATCCAGACAAAATCAAAGCTGTGTTAAACATGCAGGTACCCCAAAATGTGAGAGAGGTCCAGcgccttaatgggcggatcatagccttgggcaggttcatTTCTTGTTCGACACGTAGATGCCAGCCTTTCTAtgaagtcatcaagaagcaaaaggcatttgaATGGAACGAAGATTGCCAAAAATCGTTCGAGGGAATCAAGCGATTCTTGACAGAGCCGCCCTTGATGAGTCGGCCAATAAAAGGTGAAACTCTTTACATGTATGTTTCCGTTGCTGATAAAGCCGTATGTACAGTTATGATAAGGGAGGAAGAGGGTCAGCAATACCctatttattatgtgagcaaagtattgaaagatgctgaaactAGATACTCCCGACTGGATAAAATGGCTCTAGCTGTTGTCACCACCGCGATCCATCTCAGGCCCTATTTTCAAGCTCATACTGTTATAGTTCGGACACATATACCTATGAGAAAAGTGCTGCAAAAACCAGACACCTCCGGATGCCTaatggagtgggcaatccgcctgggTGAGTTCGATGTACGGTACGAGGGTCGATCCGCTTTAAaaagtcaggtcttggcagacttcaTAAACGAATTTACTGACGAAGGAATGAATCTCCCAAAGATTCCAGTAGAggagtggacaatgtacacaGATGGAGCTTCTTCATCAGATGGTGCAGGAATTGGAATTGTGATCCAAGGCCCTCGTTATATAAAACTACGGTACGCAGCTAAACTTGATTTTCTGGCAACGAACAATGACGCGGAATATGAAGCTTTGATATTGGGGTTGCGCTTgttaaaagaaatcactccAGAAAGGATCGTAATTTATAGCGACTCCAAATtaatggtcaatcaagtgatcaaaaattatgagGTAAAAGATGAGGTTTTGGCCAAATATGCATCCGAAGTAAAGAAATTGTTGGATCACCTAGAAGCCAAAGACACTAAATGGGAGCTGGTTCATGTACCTAGAGGATCGAACACCGAAGCAGACTCTCTGGCTAAATTGGCCTGCAGTAGTGCCAATTGGGCGGATCCTCAGTGTCCATTTGAAATCAAAGCATCTCCTGCCTTTATCACAGAAGAGATAACTTTATTGATAGCGCttgaagatgattggagatcccCGATCCGCCAGTACTTATCGGATGGCGTCTTACCCACAGATCTGGAAGAGGCTCGGGGGATAGTTCGAAAAGCAGCATATTTCTCCGTGATGAATGATCAtctttacagaaaatcttttaaacatccatggttgaaatgcatctTACGAGAAGAAGGACGCGGCATCCTTAAAGAGTTACATGAAGGAGCTTGTGGAGctcatgaggcatccgcctccatGGTCAAAAAAGCTAGATTAATGGGATTCTACTGGCCTACAGCTGAGCTGGACGTGCAAAAGCTGGTGGAGACCTGTCATAATTGCCAAATCCATGCCAATGATTCACA
The window above is part of the Euphorbia lathyris chromosome 3, ddEupLath1.1, whole genome shotgun sequence genome. Proteins encoded here:
- the LOC136224764 gene encoding protein NUCLEAR FUSION DEFECTIVE 4-like codes for the protein MGEIYGFAVHVIKGRWFSLFASFLIMAGAGATYLFGTYSKDIKATLGYDQQTLNLLGFFKDLGANIGVLSGLIAEVTPTWFVLLTGSAMNFVGYFMIWLAVTGRIHKPQVWQMCLYICIGANSQNFANTGSLVPCVVNFPESRGVMLGLLKGFVGLSGAIMTQLYLAIYGNDSKSLILLIAWLPAALSVIFVYTIRVMKAERQPNELKVLYHFLYVSIVLALFLMAITILQKQFDFTHGTYAASATLVCAMLFVPLAIAIREEWVIWNQNKDIEAVKPQEQQQIPAKIDHSKHESIAEKSCFVTIFDKPERGEDYTILQALLSIDMLLLFGATLCGLGASLTAVDNLGQIGESLGYPTKTIKTFVSLVSIWNYFGRVFAGFVSEFLITRFKTPRPLMMTLVLFLSSIGYIIIAFPFSNSVYLASVIIGFSFGAQLPLLFAIISELFGLKYYSTLFNCGQLASPLGSYILNVRVTGMLYDDVALKQLKEKGLNRSSVKELVCLGVECFRLPFIILSSVAFFGGLISLILVMRTRKFYSGDIYKKFRKDDEIIVQD